The following are from one region of the bacterium genome:
- the rimM gene encoding ribosome maturation factor RimM (Essential for efficient processing of 16S rRNA) produces the protein MKYLDIGRVTGLHGVRGKIKVAAFSGDPSGVLAAKTLRLSGGRGTAPGGAGDYEVVTAQRAGGGAVFALSGIDTVEAAERLVKAVVSVRHDALPPLPEDEFYWVDAVGCLVVDESGAPLGEVVAVEPGAAYDFLVVRRPGGEDGYLPVVAAFLRQVDTAARRVVASPPEGW, from the coding sequence GTGAAGTATCTCGACATCGGCCGGGTAACCGGCCTCCACGGCGTCCGCGGCAAAATCAAGGTGGCGGCGTTCTCGGGGGATCCATCGGGGGTCCTGGCGGCGAAGACGCTGCGGCTCTCCGGGGGCCGCGGGACGGCGCCCGGAGGGGCCGGCGACTACGAAGTGGTGACGGCGCAGCGCGCGGGCGGCGGCGCCGTTTTCGCCTTGTCGGGGATCGACACCGTCGAGGCGGCGGAGCGGCTGGTGAAGGCGGTCGTCTCCGTCCGGCACGACGCGCTCCCCCCCCTTCCCGAAGACGAGTTCTACTGGGTCGACGCGGTCGGCTGCCTCGTCGTGGACGAGTCGGGCGCCCCGTTGGGCGAAGTGGTGGCGGTCGAGCCGGGGGCGGCCTACGATTTCCTGGTCGTCCGGCGGCCCGGGGGGGAGGACGGGTACCTCCCCGTGGTGGCGGCCTTCCTCCGCCAGGTCGACACGGCGGCGCGGCGGGTGGTCGCCTCTCCGCCCGAGGGGTGGTAA
- a CDS encoding indolepyruvate oxidoreductase subunit beta produces the protein MSVPKGDVFLAGVGGQGTLLASEVLCDAFLLSGFDVKKSEVHGMAQRGGSVTTHLRFGPKVFSPLIEPGKADLLIAFEKIEALRFAHYLRPGGAMVVNAQEIFPPSVATGQERYPQDAAERLRAVTDRLHMVDALAAALSMHEVRAVNIVLVGAASHFLPLPEAAYEEAMKARLPDKIVEVNVQAFHAGRELLRGQGHTLPRHKTAYLNSVDR, from the coding sequence ATGAGCGTTCCGAAGGGCGACGTGTTCCTCGCCGGCGTCGGGGGGCAGGGGACCCTGCTCGCCTCCGAGGTCCTGTGCGACGCGTTCCTCCTGTCCGGGTTCGACGTGAAAAAAAGCGAGGTCCACGGGATGGCGCAGCGCGGGGGATCGGTCACGACCCACCTGCGCTTCGGCCCGAAGGTCTTCTCGCCCCTCATCGAGCCGGGGAAGGCGGACCTGCTGATCGCCTTCGAGAAGATCGAGGCGCTCCGGTTCGCCCACTACCTGCGGCCCGGCGGGGCGATGGTGGTGAACGCCCAGGAGATCTTCCCGCCGTCGGTGGCCACCGGGCAGGAGCGGTACCCGCAGGACGCCGCGGAGCGGCTGCGGGCCGTCACGGACCGGCTCCACATGGTGGACGCCCTCGCCGCGGCGTTGTCGATGCACGAGGTGCGGGCGGTCAACATCGTGCTGGTCGGGGCCGCCTCCCACTTCCTGCCGCTTCCCGAAGCCGCCTACGAGGAGGCGATGAAGGCCCGCCTGCCGGACAAGATCGTCGAGGTCAACGTGCAGGCGTTCCACGCCGGGCGGGAGTTACTGCGCGGGCAGGGACACACCTTACCGCGTCATAAAACAGCGTATTTGAATTCCGTTGACAGATAA
- the iorA gene encoding indolepyruvate ferredoxin oxidoreductase subunit alpha codes for MLSGNEAIARGAFEAGVKVASAYPGTPSTEILENFVRYEGVYAEWAPNEKVAVEVAIGASMGGVRALAAMKHVGVNVAADPIFTVSYTGVRGGLVIVTADDPELHSSQNEQDNRHYAVAAKIPMLEPSDSFEAKEFTLLAFELSERFDTPVFLRTTTRISHAKGVVRLGEPSGPAFAPGFTSDPAKWVMLPLNAKRRHVVVEERTKALREFAETWDGNRIEWGDRSLGIITSGVSYEYVKEAFPDASVLKIGLAWPLPERLFREFAAGVSRVVVVEELDPHLETHVKALGIPAQGKELIPIVGELDPRIVRQAITGEAIPVRASEAVPPRPPNLCPGCPHRGLFFALKKLKVTVTGDIGCSTLAALPPLGAMDTCICMGASIGNAHGLEKALGEDGAGKVVSVIGDSTFLHSGVTGLMNVVYNRGASTVILLDNDITAMTGAQQNPATGKTLHGEPTRRTDLPALCRALGVDHVYTVNPHDMKQTEGVLRREVARPEPSVIITKAPCALLPEHRRKERPVYEVIADLCTGCKACSRLGCPAIEWVPFTPGEAVAAGKKSTQKGMARISPLLCDGCNQCPPLCKFQAILEKKP; via the coding sequence CTGCTCTCCGGGAACGAAGCGATCGCCCGCGGCGCGTTCGAAGCGGGGGTGAAGGTCGCCTCCGCGTACCCGGGGACGCCCAGCACGGAGATCCTCGAAAATTTCGTGCGCTACGAAGGGGTCTACGCGGAGTGGGCTCCCAACGAGAAAGTCGCCGTCGAGGTGGCGATCGGCGCATCGATGGGCGGCGTGCGCGCCCTGGCCGCGATGAAGCACGTCGGCGTGAACGTGGCGGCCGACCCGATCTTCACCGTCTCCTACACCGGGGTGCGCGGGGGGCTCGTGATCGTCACGGCGGACGACCCGGAGCTGCACTCCTCCCAGAACGAGCAGGACAACCGGCACTACGCGGTCGCGGCGAAGATCCCGATGCTCGAGCCGTCGGACTCCTTCGAGGCGAAGGAGTTCACGCTTCTGGCCTTCGAGCTCTCCGAGAGATTCGACACCCCCGTCTTCCTGCGCACGACCACCCGGATCTCCCACGCCAAGGGCGTCGTCCGCCTCGGGGAGCCGTCCGGCCCCGCCTTCGCCCCGGGGTTCACCAGCGACCCGGCGAAGTGGGTGATGCTTCCGCTGAACGCGAAGCGCCGCCACGTCGTCGTCGAGGAACGCACGAAGGCGTTGCGGGAGTTCGCGGAGACGTGGGACGGGAACCGGATCGAATGGGGGGATCGCTCGCTGGGGATCATCACCTCCGGCGTCTCCTACGAATACGTGAAGGAGGCGTTCCCCGACGCGTCGGTCCTGAAGATCGGACTCGCGTGGCCGCTTCCCGAGCGCCTCTTCCGCGAATTCGCCGCCGGGGTCTCCCGCGTGGTGGTGGTCGAGGAGCTCGACCCGCACCTCGAGACGCACGTGAAGGCGCTCGGGATCCCCGCGCAGGGGAAGGAGCTGATCCCGATCGTCGGGGAGCTCGATCCGCGGATCGTGCGGCAGGCGATCACGGGGGAGGCGATCCCCGTGCGCGCCTCCGAAGCGGTTCCGCCCCGTCCGCCGAACCTTTGTCCCGGATGCCCCCACCGCGGGCTCTTCTTCGCGCTGAAAAAGCTCAAGGTGACCGTGACGGGGGACATCGGCTGCTCCACCCTGGCCGCCTTGCCGCCGCTGGGGGCGATGGACACCTGCATCTGCATGGGCGCCTCGATCGGGAACGCCCACGGGTTGGAGAAGGCGCTGGGGGAGGACGGCGCCGGAAAGGTCGTCTCCGTCATCGGCGACTCCACGTTCCTCCACTCCGGCGTCACCGGCCTCATGAACGTCGTCTACAACCGCGGCGCCTCGACGGTGATCCTGCTCGACAACGACATCACCGCGATGACGGGCGCGCAGCAGAACCCCGCCACGGGGAAGACGCTCCACGGGGAGCCGACCCGGCGGACGGACCTTCCGGCGCTCTGCCGCGCGCTCGGCGTGGACCACGTCTACACGGTGAACCCGCACGACATGAAGCAGACGGAAGGCGTGCTTCGGCGGGAAGTGGCGCGCCCCGAGCCGTCGGTGATCATCACCAAGGCGCCGTGCGCACTGCTCCCGGAGCATCGCCGGAAAGAGCGCCCGGTGTACGAGGTGATCGCGGATCTGTGCACGGGGTGCAAGGCGTGCTCCCGGCTCGGGTGCCCGGCGATCGAGTGGGTCCCCTTCACCCCCGGGGAGGCGGTCGCGGCGGGGAAGAAGTCGACGCAGAAGGGGATGGCGCGGATCAGCCCGCTGCTGTGCGACGGGTGCAACCAGTGTCCGCCGCTGTGCAAGTTCCAGGCGATCCTGGAGAAGAAACCATGA
- the rpsP gene encoding 30S ribosomal protein S16 produces MAVKIRLARTGRKKMAFYRVVVADSKMPRDGRCIAYAGTYAPRENPAKIVIDEAVILKWLSKGALPTETVKSLLKKSGAWKKFQESKAGKPATA; encoded by the coding sequence ATGGCGGTGAAGATTCGTTTGGCGCGGACGGGCCGCAAGAAGATGGCCTTCTACCGCGTGGTGGTGGCGGACTCGAAGATGCCCCGCGACGGGCGCTGCATCGCGTACGCCGGGACGTACGCCCCCCGGGAGAACCCGGCGAAGATCGTGATCGACGAGGCGGTGATCCTCAAATGGCTCTCGAAGGGCGCGCTGCCGACCGAAACGGTCAAGAGCCTTCTGAAAAAGTCCGGCGCCTGGAAGAAGTTCCAGGAGTCCAAGGCGGGCAAACCCGCCACGGCGTGA
- a CDS encoding UDP-N-acetylmuramate--L-alanine ligase, whose product MEGDRRLKNVHMIAACGVGMASLAGMLKEAGCRVTGSDANVYPPMSTQLEGLGIRLASPYAAENIPPDADLVVVGNAVSRGNPEAEEAVRRGVPTLSMPQAVARYFIGERESIVVAGTHGKTTTTALAAWSLFALGADPSFLVGGVPKNFPVSYRLGGGRHFVIEGDEYDTAYFDKGPKFLHYRPRTVLLTSVEFDHADIYRDLDHVRESFRRLALILPPDGLLVACADYPDVVAVSREARCPVVFYATRDGALPAGSGGEAWAVRGTGESGGMTGFRMEGAGRLLDFRLPLPGLHNAANAAGVAIVLMRAGFLPEAIARAFEGFAGIRRRQEVVGEFRGILVVDDFAHHPTAVRETIRAVRGRYPGRRIVAVFEPRSNTSRRKVFQREFTAALSEADEVILAGVFGAEKIPPGERLSPEEVAGDLQAAGRPAHVIPEVDGIVARLAANCREGDTVLIMSNGGFGGIQEKLKIALST is encoded by the coding sequence TCTACCCGCCGATGAGCACGCAGCTCGAGGGCCTCGGCATCCGGCTCGCCTCGCCGTACGCGGCGGAGAACATCCCCCCGGACGCGGACCTGGTCGTCGTGGGGAACGCGGTGTCGCGGGGGAACCCCGAAGCGGAGGAGGCGGTCCGTCGAGGCGTGCCGACGCTGTCGATGCCCCAGGCGGTCGCGCGGTACTTCATCGGGGAGCGGGAATCGATCGTCGTGGCGGGGACGCACGGGAAGACGACGACCACCGCGCTCGCCGCCTGGTCCCTCTTCGCCCTCGGGGCCGACCCGTCCTTCCTCGTGGGCGGGGTCCCGAAGAACTTCCCCGTGAGCTACCGGCTCGGAGGGGGGCGGCACTTCGTGATCGAGGGGGACGAGTACGACACGGCGTATTTCGACAAGGGGCCGAAATTCCTCCACTACCGGCCCAGGACCGTCCTGCTCACGAGCGTCGAGTTCGACCACGCCGACATCTACCGGGACCTCGACCACGTGCGGGAGTCGTTCCGCCGGCTCGCTTTGATCCTCCCCCCCGACGGCCTGCTCGTGGCGTGCGCCGACTACCCGGACGTCGTCGCGGTGTCGAGGGAGGCGCGCTGCCCGGTGGTCTTCTACGCGACGCGGGACGGCGCGCTTCCGGCGGGATCCGGCGGGGAGGCGTGGGCGGTGCGGGGAACGGGGGAGTCCGGCGGGATGACCGGCTTCCGGATGGAGGGAGCGGGGCGCCTCCTCGACTTCCGGCTCCCCCTGCCGGGGCTCCACAACGCGGCCAACGCGGCCGGCGTCGCGATCGTCCTGATGCGCGCCGGGTTCCTCCCGGAGGCGATCGCCCGGGCGTTCGAGGGGTTCGCGGGGATCCGGCGGCGGCAGGAGGTGGTCGGCGAGTTCCGCGGGATCCTCGTGGTCGACGACTTCGCGCACCATCCGACGGCGGTACGGGAGACGATCCGCGCGGTCCGCGGCCGGTACCCGGGTCGGCGGATCGTGGCGGTGTTCGAGCCCCGGTCGAACACGAGCCGGCGGAAGGTGTTCCAGCGGGAGTTCACCGCGGCCCTATCCGAAGCGGACGAGGTGATCCTCGCCGGCGTGTTCGGGGCGGAAAAGATCCCGCCCGGGGAGCGGCTCTCCCCCGAGGAGGTCGCGGGTGACCTGCAAGCGGCAGGGCGTCCCGCGCACGTCATCCCGGAGGTGGACGGGATCGTCGCCCGCCTCGCGGCGAACTGTCGCGAGGGAGACACCGTTTTGATCATGTCGAACGGCGGCTTCGGCGGCATCCAGGAGAAATTGAAAATCGCCTTGTCCACTTGA
- the rplS gene encoding 50S ribosomal protein L19 yields MSLLKDIESRQQRTDLPKFNVGDTVRVYSRIKEGEKERVQYFEGIVIGFHRNAVSTTFKVRKESYGVGVERTYPIHSPLLEKIEVKKRGAVRRAKLFYLREVSGKKARIREKKDWLSKKGVVVPSEGVAESPAVSAEAPSAPAETPKE; encoded by the coding sequence ATGAGTCTCCTCAAGGATATCGAATCCCGGCAGCAGCGAACGGATCTCCCGAAATTCAACGTGGGGGACACCGTCCGGGTCTACTCGCGGATCAAGGAAGGCGAGAAGGAGCGCGTCCAGTATTTCGAGGGGATCGTGATCGGCTTCCACCGGAACGCCGTCTCCACCACCTTCAAGGTCCGGAAGGAGTCGTACGGCGTCGGCGTCGAGCGCACCTACCCGATCCACTCGCCCCTCCTCGAAAAGATCGAGGTCAAGAAGCGGGGCGCCGTCCGCCGCGCCAAGCTCTTCTACCTTCGCGAGGTATCGGGGAAGAAGGCGCGCATCCGCGAGAAGAAGGACTGGCTTTCGAAGAAGGGGGTCGTCGTCCCGTCCGAAGGCGTCGCCGAGAGTCCGGCGGTTTCCGCGGAAGCGCCGTCCGCCCCCGCGGAGACGCCCAAGGAGTAG
- a CDS encoding ribonuclease HII, whose translation MVAAAVVFPPGYSHPGIRDSKMLSPRQRERLYPVITADAVAFGIALATPEEIDALNILRASLLAMRRAVEALLLPADFLFIDGNQPVSCDVPQETLVGGDGRCVSIAAASILAKVSRDRMMAEYDLLYPGYGLSGHKGYPTREHLEAIRRLGPSPIHRRTFRGVVV comes from the coding sequence GTGGTCGCCGCCGCCGTCGTCTTCCCACCGGGGTATTCCCACCCCGGGATCCGCGACTCCAAGATGCTTTCCCCCCGCCAGCGCGAACGCCTCTACCCCGTGATCACGGCCGATGCCGTGGCGTTCGGGATCGCCCTCGCCACTCCCGAAGAGATCGATGCGCTCAACATCCTCCGCGCCTCCCTGCTCGCCATGCGGCGGGCGGTGGAAGCGCTTCTCCTCCCCGCCGACTTCCTCTTCATCGACGGGAACCAGCCGGTTTCGTGCGACGTGCCCCAGGAAACGCTCGTCGGCGGGGACGGCCGGTGCGTCTCGATCGCGGCCGCGTCGATCCTGGCGAAGGTGTCGCGGGACCGGATGATGGCGGAGTACGACCTGCTCTACCCGGGGTACGGCCTCTCCGGGCACAAGGGGTACCCGACGCGGGAGCACCTGGAGGCGATCCGCCGCCTGGGACCGTCCCCCATCCACCGCAGGACGTTCCGCGGGGTCGTCGTTTGA
- the trmD gene encoding tRNA (guanosine(37)-N1)-methyltransferase TrmD, translating to MRIDVLTLFPGMFPGPLSHSILGRAGEAGLLAIFVHDLRPYAEGKHRVTDEPPFGGGGGMVMKPEPIFAGVEALRAAHGPGRVILLSPAGSRLTPEAAGRLAKEDHLILICGRYEGVDQRVADHLADEEISIGDYVLSGGELPALVLIDAVARFLPGVLGDPAAPHNDSFSQGILEAPHYTRPRDFRGWTVPEVLLSGDHAAVAAWRKAEGERRTARNRPDLLKKKLTDP from the coding sequence GTGCGGATCGACGTACTGACCCTGTTTCCCGGGATGTTTCCGGGGCCGCTTTCCCACAGCATCCTCGGCCGGGCGGGGGAAGCCGGGCTGCTCGCGATCTTCGTCCACGACCTGCGCCCGTACGCGGAGGGGAAGCACCGGGTGACCGACGAGCCCCCCTTCGGCGGCGGCGGCGGGATGGTGATGAAGCCGGAGCCGATCTTCGCCGGGGTCGAGGCGCTGCGCGCGGCCCACGGGCCGGGGAGGGTCATCCTCCTCTCCCCGGCGGGGTCGCGGCTGACGCCGGAGGCCGCCGGCAGGCTGGCGAAGGAGGATCACCTGATCCTGATTTGCGGCCGGTACGAAGGGGTGGACCAGCGGGTGGCGGACCACCTGGCCGACGAGGAGATCTCCATCGGGGATTACGTCCTCTCCGGCGGGGAACTGCCGGCGCTGGTGCTGATCGACGCGGTGGCCCGGTTCCTGCCGGGGGTGCTGGGGGATCCGGCGGCGCCGCACAACGACTCGTTTTCGCAAGGGATCCTGGAGGCGCCCCACTACACGCGGCCGCGCGACTTCCGGGGCTGGACCGTCCCGGAGGTGCTCCTGTCGGGGGACCACGCCGCCGTGGCGGCGTGGCGCAAGGCGGAAGGGGAGCGCCGGACGGCGCGAAACCGCCCGGACCTGCTGAAGAAAAAGTTGACAGACCCGTAG
- a CDS encoding type II toxin-antitoxin system PemK/MazF family toxin: protein MRKVPRGTVVTLSLDPTVGSEQRGVRPCVIVSDPEVAGEQRYPLVAVVPLTRTPGEGALYPRLEPGDSGIRTVSFALVDQVRSVDKRRVRGIGRRVAPGDMESIDAGLRLFLGLEDGSGGT from the coding sequence ATGAGAAAAGTCCCCCGAGGAACGGTCGTCACGCTGTCCCTCGACCCCACGGTCGGCAGCGAACAACGAGGGGTTCGTCCCTGCGTCATCGTGAGCGATCCGGAGGTGGCCGGAGAGCAGCGGTACCCACTGGTTGCCGTGGTCCCATTGACGCGCACCCCGGGGGAAGGGGCGCTGTATCCGAGACTCGAACCCGGCGACAGCGGGATCCGGACCGTTTCGTTCGCTCTGGTCGATCAGGTGCGGTCCGTCGACAAGCGCCGCGTCCGGGGGATCGGACGAAGAGTCGCCCCGGGGGACATGGAGTCGATCGACGCGGGGCTTCGCCTGTTCCTCGGCCTGGAGGACGGGAGCGGAGGCACATGA
- a CDS encoding ribbon-helix-helix domain-containing protein — translation MPMGRVTITLPAEILSDIDNAEKNRSAFILDAVRRELSRRRRLNLRKSLRNPHEESLKHADAGFDAWAGSLPEEDLSGLVDSSPLTPVRWIERKGWKEVGK, via the coding sequence ATGCCGATGGGACGCGTGACCATAACGCTTCCGGCCGAAATTCTTTCCGACATCGACAACGCGGAGAAGAACCGGAGCGCCTTCATCCTTGATGCCGTGCGTCGGGAACTGTCGCGACGCAGACGGCTGAATCTGAGGAAATCGCTGCGGAACCCGCACGAAGAAAGCCTGAAGCACGCCGATGCCGGGTTCGACGCGTGGGCGGGGTCGCTTCCCGAAGAAGATCTGTCCGGCCTCGTCGATTCCTCGCCCCTCACGCCCGTCCGGTGGATCGAGAGGAAAGGGTGGAAGGAAGTCGGAAAATGA
- the ffh gene encoding signal recognition particle protein: MFENLSEKFQGVLKKLRGHGRITEGNVEGALNEVRLALLEADVNYKVVKEFVAAVKVKALGAEVLASLSPDQHFIKIVHEEMTRMMGAQAQELNLARKPPVPVMLVGLQGSGKTTTCGKLALYLQKRKRTPFLVPADVYRPAAIEQLKVLGRQLEIPVFDSRPDADPVAICREALHYAELNGYDTVLLDTAGRLHIDAPLMEELSRIKAAVDPGDILLVADAMTGQDAVNAARAFHEKLTLTGVVLTKTDGDARGGAALSIRAVTGAPVKFVGTGEKLDALEPFHPERMASRILGMGDLLTFVEKAQDQVDEKQARELERKLRKNEFTLEDFRDQLLRLKKMGSMEEILGMIPGLGAKAKEMKGMTPDETELKRVVAIIDSMTAQERRNARILNGSRRKRIAAGSGTTVQDVNRLMKNFQQAEAMIQRMTKGGKRGMGRNLPFFG, encoded by the coding sequence GTGTTCGAAAACCTGTCGGAAAAGTTCCAGGGCGTCCTCAAAAAGCTGCGCGGGCACGGGCGCATCACCGAGGGGAACGTCGAAGGGGCGCTGAACGAGGTGCGCCTGGCGCTCCTCGAAGCCGACGTCAACTACAAGGTCGTGAAGGAGTTCGTCGCGGCGGTGAAGGTGAAGGCGCTGGGGGCCGAGGTCCTCGCCTCCCTGTCGCCCGACCAGCATTTCATCAAGATCGTCCACGAAGAGATGACCCGGATGATGGGGGCGCAGGCGCAGGAGCTGAACCTCGCCCGCAAGCCGCCCGTCCCCGTGATGCTCGTGGGGCTGCAGGGGTCGGGGAAGACGACCACGTGCGGCAAGCTCGCCCTGTACCTCCAGAAGAGGAAGCGCACCCCCTTCCTGGTCCCGGCCGACGTCTACCGCCCGGCGGCGATCGAGCAGCTGAAGGTCCTCGGGCGGCAGCTCGAGATCCCCGTTTTCGACTCCCGCCCCGACGCCGACCCGGTGGCGATCTGCCGGGAGGCGTTGCACTACGCCGAATTGAACGGCTACGACACGGTCCTCCTCGACACGGCGGGGCGGCTGCACATCGACGCGCCGCTGATGGAGGAGCTCTCCCGGATCAAGGCGGCGGTCGACCCGGGGGACATCCTCCTGGTGGCCGATGCGATGACCGGGCAGGACGCCGTGAACGCGGCGAGGGCGTTCCACGAGAAGCTCACGCTGACCGGCGTGGTGCTGACGAAGACGGACGGCGACGCCCGCGGCGGCGCGGCCCTCTCGATCCGTGCGGTGACCGGGGCCCCGGTGAAGTTCGTCGGGACGGGGGAGAAGCTCGACGCCCTCGAACCGTTCCACCCCGAGAGGATGGCCTCCCGGATCCTCGGGATGGGCGACCTCCTCACCTTCGTCGAGAAGGCGCAGGACCAGGTCGACGAGAAGCAGGCGAGGGAGCTCGAGCGGAAGCTCCGGAAGAACGAGTTCACGCTCGAGGATTTCCGCGACCAGCTGCTGCGGCTGAAGAAGATGGGGTCGATGGAGGAGATCCTCGGGATGATCCCCGGTCTCGGCGCGAAGGCGAAGGAGATGAAGGGGATGACGCCGGACGAGACGGAGTTGAAGCGGGTCGTCGCCATCATCGACTCGATGACGGCGCAGGAGCGGCGCAACGCGCGGATCCTGAACGGCAGCCGCCGGAAGCGGATCGCCGCCGGGAGCGGAACGACCGTGCAGGACGTGAACCGCCTGATGAAGAATTTCCAGCAGGCGGAGGCGATGATCCAGCGGATGACGAAGGGCGGCAAGCGCGGCATGGGGCGGAACCTCCCCTTCTTCGGATAA
- a CDS encoding 6-phosphofructokinase, which translates to MRIGVLTGGGDCPGLNAVIRAVVRKSDTLSSRVVGLRNGWKGLLDPSPMDLDGKMISGIVHIGGTIIGTSRTNPFKDPGGAEKALRNMRILGLEALIAIGGEDTLGAAAKLYDLGLPVVGVPKTIDNDLSGTDFTFGFDTAVSTATDAIDRIHTTAESHNRVMVVEVMGRHAGWIATFSGIAGGADVILIPEIPIDLDEVCDLILRRHSRGKSFSIVVVAEGAQFAEKAGADREFILQEERKDEFGHVRLGGISQVLSKAIEKRTKFETRYVVLGHVQRGGSPTAHDRVLATRFGIFATEMVHRGEFGKMAALQGNRIVAVPLAEATATLKTVDMGIYGIAKEFFG; encoded by the coding sequence ATGAGAATCGGGGTATTGACCGGCGGGGGGGATTGTCCAGGGTTGAACGCGGTGATCCGGGCGGTTGTCCGGAAATCCGACACGCTCAGTTCCCGGGTCGTCGGGCTGCGCAACGGATGGAAGGGGCTCCTCGACCCCTCGCCGATGGACCTGGACGGCAAGATGATCTCCGGCATCGTCCATATCGGCGGGACGATCATCGGAACCTCCCGCACCAACCCGTTCAAGGACCCCGGGGGGGCCGAGAAGGCGCTGAGGAACATGCGGATCCTCGGACTGGAGGCCCTGATCGCCATCGGCGGCGAGGACACCCTTGGGGCGGCGGCGAAGCTGTACGACCTGGGGCTTCCCGTGGTCGGCGTGCCGAAGACGATCGACAACGACCTCTCCGGGACCGATTTCACCTTCGGCTTCGACACGGCGGTCTCGACGGCGACCGACGCCATCGACCGGATCCACACGACGGCGGAGTCGCACAACCGCGTCATGGTGGTCGAGGTGATGGGACGGCACGCCGGGTGGATCGCGACGTTCTCGGGGATCGCCGGCGGCGCCGACGTGATCCTCATCCCCGAGATCCCGATCGACCTCGACGAGGTGTGCGACCTGATCCTGCGCCGGCACAGCCGCGGGAAGTCGTTCTCCATCGTCGTGGTCGCGGAAGGGGCGCAGTTCGCGGAGAAGGCGGGGGCCGACCGGGAGTTCATCCTCCAGGAGGAGCGGAAGGACGAGTTCGGCCACGTGCGGCTCGGCGGGATCTCCCAGGTCCTCTCGAAGGCCATCGAGAAGCGGACGAAGTTCGAGACGCGCTACGTGGTGCTCGGCCACGTCCAGCGGGGCGGCTCCCCGACCGCGCACGACCGCGTGCTCGCCACCCGCTTCGGCATCTTCGCGACCGAGATGGTCCACCGCGGCGAGTTCGGGAAGATGGCGGCGCTGCAGGGGAACCGGATCGTCGCCGTCCCCCTCGCCGAGGCCACCGCGACGCTCAAGACCGTCGACATGGGGATCTACGGCATCGCGAAAGAATTCTTCGGGTAG
- a CDS encoding YraN family protein has product MTLPPEARRARGDTAEDLACRHLEGSGCTIVERNFRTKGGEIDIVAREGDVLVFVEVRSREDAGFGTPEESVTPAKRRRVVAAARRYLSGVPPSSWREARFDVIAVQGSGGATALRHYPAAFDAKGKIL; this is encoded by the coding sequence TTGACCCTTCCGCCCGAGGCGCGCCGGGCGCGGGGGGACACCGCGGAGGACCTGGCGTGCCGGCACCTCGAGGGGTCGGGTTGCACGATCGTGGAGAGGAACTTCCGGACGAAGGGCGGCGAGATCGACATCGTCGCGCGCGAGGGGGACGTGCTCGTCTTCGTGGAGGTCCGGTCGCGCGAGGACGCCGGATTCGGGACGCCCGAGGAGTCGGTGACCCCCGCAAAGCGGCGCCGGGTGGTCGCCGCGGCGCGGCGCTACCTGTCGGGCGTTCCGCCCTCCTCCTGGCGCGAGGCCCGCTTCGACGTGATCGCCGTCCAGGGGAGTGGTGGCGCCACGGCGCTCCGGCACTACCCCGCGGCGTTCGACGCGAAGGGGAAGATTCTCTGA